In Micromonospora cremea, the genomic window CGGGGACCCGGCCGCGCAGACGGTGGTACGCGACGCCGCCCGCCGCCTCGGTCGGGTGCTGGTCGGCCTGGTCAGCTTCTTCAACCCCGGCATCGTCGTCATCGGGGGCACGGCGGACGGCCTCGGGCACATCCTGCTCGCCGAGATCCGCGCCGTGGTCTACCGCCGATCGGCGCCGCTCACCACCGGCACCATGCCGATCGTCCTGTCCGACCTGGCTGGCCGGCCCGGGGTGGTGGGTGCGGCGCGGCTGGCCAGCGAGTGCGTCTTCGCCGTCGACTGACCGGGGGCCGACCAACGGTCGACCCCCGGCAGCTTCGGTTCAGTCCTTGCTGCTGAAGGCCGCGTCGAAGGCGGCGGACGGGGCGTCGAAGGCGAGCCGGCGGACGAACTGCAACGCCTCGGGTGCGCCAACCAGCCGGTCCATCCCGGCGTCTTCCCACTCGATCGAGATCGGGCCGGTGTAGCCGATCGCGTTCAACGCCCGGAAGCAGTCCTCCCAGGGCACGTCCCCGTGCCCGGTGGAGACGAAGTCCCAGCCGCGGCGCAGGTCCGCCCAGGGCAGGTGGGAGGCGAGCCGGCCACGCCGGCCGTCCCCGGTACGCACCTTGGCGTCCTTGCAGTCCACGTGGTAGATCCGGTCGGCGAAGTCGAAGATGAAGTTCACCGGGTCCAGCTCCTGCCAGACAAAGTGCGACGGGTCCCAGTTCAACCCGAACGCGGGTCGGTTGCCGATCGCCTCCAGCGTCCGCTTCGTCGTCCAGTAGTCGTACGCGATCTCGCTGGGGTGCACCTCGTGTGCGAACCGCACCCCCACCTCGTCGAACACGTCGAGGATCGGGTTCCACCGGTCGGCGAAGTCCTGGTAGCCGCGCTCGATCATCGCCGGCGGCACCGGTGGGAACATCGCCAGGGTGTGCCAGATCGACGAGCCGGTGAAGCCCACGACCGTCTTCACCCCGAGCTTCGCCGCCGCCCGCGCCGTGTCCTTGATCTCCTCGGCGGCCCGCTGGCGGACGCCCTCGGGCTCCCCGTCGCCCCAGATCCGGCCCGGCAGGATGTCCTGGTGCCGCTCGTCGATCGGGTGGTCGCAGACCGCCTGACCGACGAGGTGGTTGGAGATCGTGAAGACCTCGAGGTTGTGCTTCGCGAGCGTCTCCCGCTTGCGATCGACGTACGAGTCGTCGGCGAGCGCCTTGTCGACCTCGAAGTGGTCGCCCCAGCAGGCGATCTCCAGACCGTCGTAGCCCCACTCGGAGGCGAGCCGGCAGACCTCCTCGAACGGCAGGTCGGCCCACTGGCCGGTGAAGAGCGTGATGGGTCGCGCCATTGTCCTTCTCCCCTGTTGTGATGGGGATTCCTTGTGCGGACCGGGGCGAGGGTGACCGGTCAGAGCGGTACGCGGCACCGGGACGGGACACCGGTGGGTGCGGAACGCACCTGGGCCCGGCGGGTTGCGCCTCCCACCGGGTCACCGGCCACCGTCACGGTCGCCGGTCCCACCCTATTTCCGCCGGACCCCATCGCGAAAGCCCCGCCGCCGGATCGTCATTCGGCCATCTCCTCCGGCGCGGGCAGAACAGCCCGGACGAGGAAGCCACCATCGGGGCGCGGGCCGGCGGAGAAGGTGCCGCCGATCCGCTCGGCGCGCCTGCGCACTGCGATCAGACCCCGCCCGGCGTTCCCGGCCGTCGGCGCGGCGCCGGCGCCGTCGTCGCGTACCTCGATGGTGATGCCCGTGGCGTCGTAGCGCAGCCGGACCGCGACCGGCGCGCCCTGGGCGTGCCGGTGCGCGTTGGTCAGCGACTCCTCGATGATCCGGTACGCCGCCGCGTCGACCGCGCCGGGCAACGGCCGGGGCTGCCCGGCCAGCGTCCAGTGCACCGGCTGACCGGCGGCGAATCCCTCCACCAGCGCGTCGAGGCGGTTCAGGCTGGGTGCCGGCCCGGTCGACGTGTCCGGTTCCTCGGCTCCGCGCAGCGCCCAGCGCAGCCGGTGCCCCTGCGCCCGCACCATCCGGCGCCACCGCGCGAAACGCCCCATGCCGGTCAAGGTACGGCAGCCGGCTGTGGCCCGCGCCTGCGGCGTCCCGACCGTCCGTGGGCACACGGGTGCCAAGCAGACCGGCGACCCGGGTTGTCGGCGCGTCGGCGTCCGTCGACGGAAGTGCCGTAAGCGCTATACCTCTGCGTCATAGTTATGACTCAGAGGTATAGCGCTTACGGGGACGACGGCATCCCGCCGGCCGGGGCACACCCGGCGAAGCGCCGAGGTCGAGTGGCCTGGAGGGGCGGTCCGCCGTGACGGGCAGCCCCTCCAGACTCAGCCGGTCAGGGCAGCGTCCACTTCTGGTTGGCCGCGCCGTTGCAGGTCCAGAGGTGCACGATCGTGCTGTCCGCGGAGTTGTTGCCGGAGACGTCGAGGCACTTGCTCGACGACGCGTTGCGCAGGCTGCCGTCGGCCTGGGCCGCCCAGTTCTGCGCGCCGGTGCCGTTGCAGGTCCAGAGCTGGATCTTGGTGCCGTCGGCGGTGCCGCTGCCGGACACGTCCAGGCACTTGCCAAGCGCCTTGATCGTCGAGTTCGGCGTCACAGTCCAGGTCTGCGCCGCGCTGCCGTTGCAGGTGTAGATCTGAATCTGGGTGCCGTCGGCGGTGCCGCTGGAGCGCACGTCCAGGCACTTGCTGCCCAGACCCTTGATCGCGCCGACCCCCGGGGTGCCGCCACCGCCGCCCCTGACCAGGGTGAAGTCGTCCACGTCGAAGAGCCCGGTGCCGCTACCGGTGAACGTGAGGTAGAGGTTCTGGGTGCCGGACGGGACGTTCGACAGGACGGTGGTGACGTTGGCGAACGTGGTCCAGCTGCCGGTGTTCGGCACCGCGACCGAGCCGAGCACCGGGCCGGTGGCCGAACCGGTACGCACCTGGATGGTGCCGCCGGCGCCGCCGGAGACGACCCGGGACGTGAACGAGGTGACCCCGGTCAGGTTCACACCGTTGTACGCGGCCCAGTCACCCGGGTCGATGTAGCCGATGGTCTGGCCGCCGTTGGCGCCCGCCTTGGTGAACGGGGTGACGCCGTTGGCCGAGCTGAACGCCTCGGCCTGGACGGTGGTGTTCCCGGTCGGCGGCGGCGTGGTGCCCAGCTCCTTGATCCGGATGTTGCGGAACGAGGCGTCGTCGCCGGTGCCGTGGTTCTGGATGCCGATGTGGCCGGCCAGCGAACGGACCGGGTTCGTGTTGGTGAAGTCGTTGATCTTCACTCCGTTGAGGAAGATCTGGAGCCGCTCACCCTCGACCAGCAGCTCGTAGGTGTTCCACTCCCCCGCCGCGTTGAGCGCCGCGTCCCGGGCCGCGATGTCGGCGGACTTGAACGTGTAGACCGCCCCGGTGGTGCGGTCGGCCGCGTCGGTGGCGTCGATCTGGATCTCGTAGCCGTTGTCCACCGCCGACCACGGGTCACTGGACGGTGGGAAACCGATGAAGATGCCGGAGTTGTCGTCGCCGGCCAGCTTCCAGTCCAGCTTCAGCGAGTAGTTGGTGAACTGCTTCGCGTTGTACCAGAACAGCCCCATGCCGCCCACCGAGGTGAGGGTGGCGTCGGAGTTGGTGAAGTTGCCCGGGCCGGCCTGCGACCAGCCGCTGGTCGAGCCGTTGTAGATCGGGGTGTAGCCGGTCTCGGGCCGGCAGTCGGCCTTGCTGCGGCCGGCCGCGTACCGGATACCGCCGAGCAGGTGCGCCCGGAAGGCCGGCTCGGCGTACGACGCCTGGGTGTGCCCGCCGCCGGTGTAGAACGACCGGCCGCCGCTGTAGCTCTTGCACCACGAGTGCGGGTGGTCGGCGCCCATCCCGCCACCGGAGTACGACGACTCGTCCAGAGTGGCCAGCACGTGCGCGGTGGATCGGGCGTTGGTCCGGTAGTTGTACCACTCGTCGGTGCGGGTCCAGGTCTGCGGCAGGTGCGCGGTCGCCGCGTGCCCCCGGTCCTCCACCTTGACGTTGGCCTGCTGGATGGCCGGGTGCGAGGCGAACCACGCGCCGACCAGGTTGCCGTAGAACGGCCAGTCGTACTCGGTGTCGGCGGCGGCGTGCACGCCCACGTACCCACGGCCGGAGCCGATGTACGACTCGAAGGCCGTCTGCTGGCTGGCGTTGAGCACGTCGCCCGTGGTGTTCAGGAAGACCACCGCCTCGTACTGGTTGAGGTTGCCGGTGGTGAAGGCGGCGGCGTCCTCGGTGGCGGTGACGGTGAAGTTGTTTCCGGCGCCCAGGTCGCGGATGGTCTGGATGCCGACCGGGATCGCGTCGTGCCGGAAGCCGGCCGTCTTGGAGAAGACCAGCACGTCGTAGGGGGCGTCGGCGGCGCTGGCCGGGGTGGCCGGGGTCGTACAGGCCAGGACGGCGAGGACGGCGGTGGCCGCGCCGAGGACGGGTCGCAGGAGTCTGCGCATATCGCTCTCCTAAGAACGGTTAGGAGGGGCCCCTTGTACAACACTAGGCGTTGACAAGGGGCCCTTCCTTTCAGATCAGGGCAGGATCCACTTCTGGTTCGCGGCGGCGGTGCAGGTCCAGAGGTGCACGACGGTGCTGTCCGCCGAGTTGTTTCCGGAGACGTCGAGGCACTTGCCGGACTGCGCGTTACGCACCGTGCCGTCGGCCTGCGCGGCCCAGTTCTGCGCCCCGGTCCCGTTGCAGGTCCAGAGCTGGATCTTGGTGCCGTCGGCCGACCCGCCACCCGAGACGTCGAGGCACTTGCCCAACGCCCTGATCGTGGAGTTCGGCGTGACCGTCCAGGTCTGCGCTGTACTGCCGTTGCAGGTGTAGATCTGGATCTGCGTACCGTCGGCGGTGGCGGCGTTGCGCACGTCCAGGCACTTGCCGCCCAGACCCTTGATCGGCCCAGCCCCGCCGGCGGGCGGCGTACCGGTGACGAAGGTGAACGCGTCCAGGTCGTAGAGCGCGCCGGTGCCCGACCCGGCGAAGGTCAGGTAGAGCGTCGTGGTGCCGGTCGGCGGGTTGGTGATCGCCCCCGTCACCGTGGTGAAGGTTTCCCAGCCTCCGGTGACCGGGACCGTGGCCGAACCGAGCACCGTGCCGGTGGCGGAGCCGGCCCGGACCTGGAGAGTGCCGCCGGCACCCGCCGAGGAGACCCGGGCGCTGAACGAGGTCACGTTGCCCAGCCGGTACGGCTGGAACGCGATCCAGTCACCGTTGTTGATGTCACCGACGGTCTTGCCACCCTCGGCCGGGGTCTTGCTGAACACGTTGATCCCGGACGAGGTGCCGAAGAACTCGGCCTGCCGGTGCCGCGGCGGCAGCGTGTGCTGCGTGTGCGTGGTCAGCCCACCCGCGTCGGTGTACTCGGCGTCGAAGATGGCGAAGATGTTCGCCGCGTCGTCGTGCTCACCGTCGACCGGGATGGTGATCGATCCGGAGCAGCCGGTCTTCGAGGTGATCTGGTGCCCGTGCTGGTCGTGCCCGAGGACGTAGGTCATCTTGACCTTCGTGCAGTCGATCGTGCCGTCCTCCGGGTCGGTCACGGTGATGCTGAACGGCACCGTGTCGCCGAAGCTGAACAGCTGCCCGTTGCCGGGGCTGTTGATGGTCACGGTGGGCGCGGTGTTGCCAACGTTGATCACCACGCTGGCGGTGCCGGTGGCGCCCTGCGGGTCCCGCACGGTCAACGTCGCGGTGTAGGTGCCGTTGGCGGTGTAAGTCTTGGACGGGTTGGCTGCCGTGGAACTGGTGCCGTCACCGAAGTTCCACGAGTACGTCAGCGCGCCGCCCTCCGGGTCGGACGAGCCGGCCGAGGAGAACGTCACCGCCAGCGGTGCGGCGCCGGAGGTCCGGTTCGCGCTGGCCGAGGCGTTGGGTGCCCGGTTGCCGCCGCCGACGTAGTCGAAGCGGTAGAGCGCGGAGTTGGCGTCGCCGTTGAAGTAGCCGGTGCCGTAGTCGAGCACGTAGTACGCGCCGTCCGGGCCGAACGCCGAGTCCATCACCTGCTTGCCCACCCACGGGAAGGTGTCGATGACGCCTCGGGAGCCGTCCGCGTTGACGTGGATCGGCTTGATCCAGCCGCGGCCGAACTCGGTGGCGAAGAACTGCCCGTCGAACGACTGCGGGAACTTCGTCGTCGAGGTGGACGAGGCGTTGTACCGGTAGACCGGGCCGCCCATCGGTGACTCGGAGCCGCCGCCGAACTCGGGCGGGGTGCCGGCGTCGCCGGCGTACCGGATCCAGGCCGGCTTGGCCGCCGGCAGGGTGCCCAGGCCGGTGTTGCGGAACGAGTTGTTGGTCGGCCCGCCGGTGCAGTTGTACTTCGCTCCGCCAGTGTTGGTGGCGAAGTCCCACTCGTTGTACGTCTCGGTGCTGGTGTTGGTGCCGGTGCAGTACGGCCAGCCGTAGTTGCCGGCCGATGGGACCCGGTTGAACTCCACCTGGCCGGACGGCCCGCGGGTGGCGCTGGTCGAGCCGGCGTCCGGCCCGTAGTCACCGACGTAGACGACGCCGGTGGCCTTGTCCACGCTGATCCGGAACGGGTTGCGGAAGCCCATCGCGTAGATCTCCGGCCGGGTCCTGGCCGTGCCGGGCGCGAACAGGTTGCCCGCCGGGATGGAGTACGTGCCGTTCGCGTTCACCTTGATCCGCAGGATCTTGCCGCGCAGGTCGTTGGTGTTGCCGGCGCTGCGCTGCGCGTCGTACCCCGGGTTGCGGTTGGTCCGCTCGTCCAGGGGCGCGTATCCAGCGGAGTCGAACGGGTTGGTGTCGTCCCCGGTGGACAGGTAGAGGTTGCCGGCGGCGTCGAAGTCGATGTCTCCGCCGACGTGGCAGCACAGGCCGCGATCGGCCGGCACGTCGAGCACGTCGACCTTGCTGGCCTGGTTGATGGTGAAGTCGGCGTTGAGGGTGAACCGGGAGAGCCGGTTGACGCCCTGCCAGGCCGAGAAGTTGGTGCCGGTGGCGGGCGCGTCGCCGCCGGGGGTGGAGAGCGGCGGGGCGTAGTAGAGGAAGATCTGCCGGTTGCTGGCGAAGTTGGGGTCGACCCCGACGCCCTGCAGGCCCTCCTCGTCGTGGGTGTAGACCGGCAGGGTGCCGATCACCGAGGTGGTGCCGTTGGCGTCGGTGCGGCGCAGGGTGCCGTTGCGGGCGGTGTGCAGGACCGAGCGGTCCGGCAGCACGGCCAACGACATCGGTTCACCCATGTCGGCCACGCCGCGGGCCAGCTCGACCTGCTGAAAGTCCGTGGCGTTGATGGGGTGGGCCTGGGCGGGGGTCGGGCCACCGAGCGCGGCCGGGCCGACGCCGAGCGCGACCGTGCCGGCCGCGGCCACCAGGAGCAGTGCCGATCCGGCGGAGAACCATCGTCGGGACCGGTGAGTGGAAGCGTCCTTTATGGACATTGGTGTGCTGTCCCTTCCTGACGAATGACTGCCAGGCCGGGCGCGCGCCGTCGCGCCGGGTGCCGTAGCGGTGGTGGGGATGCGGTCGGCCCACCGGGTGCGTCCCGGCCGGCCGTGACCACCGAGGTGGTGGGGGCCACGTGCTCGGAGGTCACCAGTCGATGGGTTACCGCGCCGCCGGTTCACCTCGACGAAACATTGTCGTGTTGGCCACGACACTAAATCGTGGAGTGTCGATGTGTCTATACCTTCCGGCGGATCGCCGTGAACTTTCGTCGATCCGATCGAAAGTCGGCAGGCAGCGCCGTTTCCCAGACGCCGCAGGGATGTCCGGGGAACGTGTCCGGCGAGCGCCGGCGGGTCAGGCGCGGCGGTCGATCGCCTGCGCGGCCAGCGCGACCAACGCAGCGCGGGCCTCCTCGGCCACCGCGGCGCTCTCCAGCGCGGCCAGCGCGGCCTCGGTCCGGACCCGGATCATCTGCTCGATCCGCTCCCGAGCACCGGTCGCCTCGATGATCCCGCGCAGCTCCGCCGCGCCGTCGGCGTCCAGCGCCGGATTGCCGAACAGCTCGCGCAGCCGGGCGGTCTGCGGCCGGTCGGCGGCGCTACGGGCCAGCGCCATCATCACCGTCGGCTTGCCCTCCCGCAGGTCGTCCAGGACCGACTTGCCGGTGACCGCCGGGTCGCCGAAGACGCCCAGCACGTCGTCGCGGAGCTGGAACGCGTCGCCCAGCGGGTCACCGAACTCGCCCAGCGCGGCGATCAGCTCCGGCCCCGCGCCGGCCAGAGCCGCGCCGATCTGCAGCGGCCGGGTCACCGTGTACCGGGCGGCCTTCATCCGGATCACGGTGAGCGCGCTGGCCACCGAGCCGTCGCCCACCCCGGACACCAGGTCCAGGTACTCCCCCGCGATCACCTCGGTACGCATCAACGCGAACACCCCGTACCCCCGGTGCACCTGCTCGGTACTCAGGCCGCACTCGTGGAACATCTGGTCCGACCAGGCCGCGCAGAGATCCCCGCAGAGCAGCGCCGTGTTGCGTCCGTACGCCTCGGGGTCGCCGCGCCAGGACGAACGTGCGTGCAGGTCGGCGAAGAGCCGGTGCACCGACGGCTCGCCCCGGCGGCGGTCGCTGCCGTCCAGGATGTCGTCGTGGATCAAGGCGAACGCGTGGAACAGCTCCAGTGCCGCCGCGGCCACCACGATCGGGGTGCCGTCGGGCGCCCCGGCACCGCGCCAGCCCCAGTAGCAGAAGAGCGGGCGCAGCCGCTTCCCGCCGGCCAGCACGAACCGGTACAGCGCGGTGAACACTCCGCGTGGCGCGCCGTCCGGCCAGTCCGGGCCCTGCCGGTCCAGGAACCCGGCCAGCTCCGCGTCGAAACGCGCCCGCAGCCCGCTCGCGTCGGTGGGCGTGACGGTGACGGTCATGAACCCTCCCTCGACCGGTCCGCCTCGGCGCCACCGCCGGGAATCAGCCCGGCCAGCTCCAGCAGCAGTGCCTTCACCTCGGTGGCCGCGATCCGCTCCCGGGCGGCGGCCGGGTCGGAACAGAGCAGCACCGGGGCGTCCGCCGGGTCGTCCGGCAGCCGACCGTGCGACCCGCGTACCGCCCGCGCCCCGGCGTCCAGGCCGACCGCGCTCATCAGGTAACGCATGCCCAGCTTCTTGCGGGCCAGCGCGATGCCCGCCCGACGCTTCGCCGCACCCGGCGCGGCCGGATCGAAGAACAGCTCGGCCGGGTCGTAGCCCGGCTTCCGGTGAATCTCCACCAGCCGGGCGAAGTCCGGTGCGCGGGCGTCGTCCAGCCAGTAGTAGTAGGTGAACCAGGCGTCCGGCTCGGCCACCAGCACCAGCTCACCGGCGCGCGGATGATCCAGCCCGTGCGCGGCCTTGCCCTCGGCGTCGAGCACCTCGGCCACTCCGGGCAGCCCGGCGCAGAGCTTCGCCACCGTCGGCACGTCGGCCGGGTCCCGCACGTAGACGTGCGCGATCTGGTGGTCGGCGACCGCGAACGCCCGGGACGTCCACGGGTCGAGGTACTCCATGCCGGCCTGGGTGTGCACCCGCAGCAGCCCCTCGGCGCGCAACAGCCGGTTGACGTCCACCGGCCGGGACACGTCGGTGATGCCGTACTCGGAGAGCACCACGACGGTGGCGTCGCGGGCCCGGGCGGCGTCCAGGAGCGGCCCGAGCACCGTGTCGAGTTCGGCCGCCGCGGCCGCCGCCTGGGCGGAGGACGGGCCGTACCGTTGCAGGTCGTAGTCCAGGTGCGGGACGTAGACCAGGGTCAGGTCGGGCGACACGGCGGCCAGGATCTGCTCGGCCGCCTGGCAGATCCACCGCGACGAGGGCAGCCCGGCTGTCGGCCCCCAGTAGGTGAACAGCGGGAAGGTGCCCAGCCGCCCGGTGAGCGCGTCGTGCAGCTCCGGCGGGTCGGTGTAGCAGTCCGGCTCCTTGCGCCCGTCGGCGTAGTACACGGGCCGTGGAGTGACCGTCCAGTCGACGTCCGCGCCCATCGCGTACCACCAGCAGACGTTGGCGACGGTGTAGCCGGGCTCGGCCCGGCGGGCCGCCTGCCAGAGCTTCTCCCCGCCGACCAGCGCGTTGTGCTGCCGCCACAGCAGCACCTCACCCAGCTCCCGGAAGTACCAGCCGTTGCCGACGATCCCGTGTCCGCTCGGCGGCTCGCCGGTGAGGAAGGTGGACTGCACCGAGCAGGTCACCGCGGGCAGCACGGTGCCGAGCTCGGCCCGGAAGCCGCCGTCGGCGACCCCCCGCAGCCGGGGCATGTGCGCCAGCAGCCGCGGGGTCAACCCGACCACGTCGAGCACCACGAGTCGCCGGCTCATCGCGACACCCCCGCCGTGGCCGTCGTGGTCAGCTCCGGGGTCAGGCCCAGACCGACCAGCTCGTCGCGGGCGAAGGCCAGCTCGGCGGCGATGCCGGCGGCCAGCTCCGCGTCGGTGCCCGGCCGCCGCGCGGCCGGCAGCACCCCCCAGGTGTACGTCTCCACGTCGAGGTGGTCGCAGCCGGCGGCGGGGCCGGCGTAGAGCGCGGCCAGCGCGGCGCGCAGCACCGGCAGGGTGGACCCGAGTGGTTCCTCGGGTGGGGCGTGCAGCGGCACGTGGTAGTGCACCCGCCACGGCCCGGGCAGCGCCGCGTCGAGCGCCTCGTCGAGGTCGTCGGCGGCGTACGCCGGGTCGGCCGGGTCGGCCCCGCCGGCGCAGCCGGCACCCCGGGTCTGGTGCAGGAAGCGCGGCTCCACCCACCGGCGCAGCGCTTCGGCGCCGCCGGCCGGGTCGGCCGCCTCGACGGCGGCGGAGACCTGCACCTTGACCACCGGCAGGCCGGCCGCCCGCAGCCGGTCCAGCGCCACCGCCGGCTCCTCCCAGGCACAGGCCAGGTGGGCCAGGTCGAGGCAGACGCCCAGCCGCTCGGTGTCCATCCCGGACAGCAGCGCGGCGGCCTGACCGGTGCTCTCCACCACGCAGCCGGGCTCCGGCTCGAAGGCGACCCGCACCTGGCGGCCGGTGTCCCGCTGGACCGCGGCCAGGCCGGCCGCGAGCTGGTCCAGCCGGCGGCGGGCCGCGTCGGCCCGATCGGTGTCCCACGGTTGGCGCCAGGCCAGCGGCAGGGTGGAGATCGAGCCCCGGGCGGCGTCGTCGGGCAGCAGGTCGGCGAGCACCCGGGCCAGGTTCAGGGTGTACGTCAGTCGCTGCTCGGTGGTCCAGTCCGGCCGGTAGACCTCATGCTTGACCACCGGTGCCTGGAAGGCGGCGTACGGGAAGCCGTTGAGGGTGACCACCTCCAGGCCACGCGCGTCCAGTTCGGTGCGCAGCCGGCGGCGCAGCGCCGGGTCGGCGGCCAGTTCGGCGGCGACCGGGGCGGCCAGCCACAGGCCGAGCCCGAGCAGGTCGCTGCCGAGCGCCGCGCGTACCGGCACGGCGTAGGTGTCCAGTTGGGCGAGGATGCCGGCGAGATCCTCGGCGGGGTGCACGTTGGTGCAGTAGCCGAGGTGCACGGTGTCGCCGCCGGCGTGCCGCAGCCGCATCAGCTGCCGCCACGCAGGATCGAGTTGCCGGTCTCCGGGTCGACGGCCGCGAGTTCCAGGTCGGTCAGGTCGAGCCGGCCGGACTGCCCGTAGAACTGCACCGGGTTGCGCCACAGCACCTGGTCGACGTCGTCGTCGGTGAATCCGGCCAGCAGCATCGCCTCGCCGGTGGCGCGGGTCAGCAGCGGGTCCGAGCGCCCCCAGTCGGCGGCCGAGTTGACCAGCATCCGTTCCGTCCCGTACTCCCGCAGCAGCTCCACCATGCGTGGCGGTGACATCTTGGTGTCCGGGTAGATGGAGAACCCCAGCCAGCAGCCGGTGTCCCGGACCAGCTTGACGGTCACCTCGTTGAGGTGGTCGACGACCACCCGGCCCGGGTCGATGCCGGATTCGGTGACCACGGCGAGGGTGCGCTCGACACCGCGGGCCTTGTCCCGGTGCGGGGTGTGCACCAGCGCCGGCAGGTCGTACGCCACGGCCAGCGCGAGCTGTGCGGCGAACGCCTCGTCCTCCTCCGGTGTCATCGAGTCGTACCCGATCTCGCCGACCGCGACCACCGCGTCCTTGTCCAGGTAGCGCGGCAGCAGGTCGAGCACCGGCCGGCAGCGGGCGTCGTTCGCCTCCTTGGGGTTCAGCGCCACGGTGGCGTGGTGCCGCACCCCGAACTGCCCGGCCCGGAACGGCTCCCAGCCGATCAGGGAGTCGAAGTAGTCGGCGAACGAGGCGGCGCTGGTGCGGGGCTGGCCCAGCCAGAACGCAGGCTCCACCACGGCCCGGACGCCGGCGGCGGCCATCCGTTCGTAGTCGTCGGTGGTGCGTGAGGTCATGTGGATGTGCGGGTCGAAGATGCGCATCACGCCTCCGTGGGGGTGGGACGGTCGACGGTGCCGGTTCCTCCGCTGTGCGCGGTGAGCCGGTCGAGCAGGTCGGTGGCGTCGGCGGGCAGCTCCCGGCCGGCGGCGTGCCGCTCGGCGGCCAGCGCGGCCAGCATCGCGGCCAGCTCACCGTCGGCGCGGGCGTCCAGGTCGGCCACAGCGGCCAGCGGCACGCCGGAGAACACGCACTTGAGCACCGCCTGCCGCCACGCCGCCGGGTCGAGGTGCCGGGCGTACGGGCCGAGCGCGGCGGCGACCAGTCGGGTGTCGTTGGTCCGGATCGCGTCGTGCAGCAACGGCACCCCGGCGGCCCCGATCGGCAGCAGCGGCAGGGCTCGCAGCACCGCCCGCCGCTCGGCCGCGTCGCCGTGCCGGTAGAGCGTGCCGGCGTGCTCGGCGTGGTCAGCGGGCAGCGCGGTGAGCAGCAGCACCCGGGCCGCGTCGTCGGCCGTCCAGCCCGGTGCGTCGGGCAGTGCGGCCCGGCCGCAGCGCCGGCCGGCGGCCGGGAAGAGCCGGGCGATCGCGCCGGGCTCTGCCGCGACCCGGCGCAGCGCCGTGTCCAGCCAGCCGGGATCGGGTACGCCCCGCAGCGCGGCCCGTAGTGAATCCGGTGTCATCCCGTCTCCTCCCTCGTGCTGCTCCGCAGGCACCCCAGGCGCGCCCTTTGCTCTGCTTCACTCCACGCGACGGCCACTGTCCGGATATCGGACGGCCGCTGTTGCGTCCGTTGAAGCAGGGCAAAGGGCGTCTCGGGGCACCTCGTGCGCGCTGCGCCGGTCAGTCGCCGTCGTGATCGCGGTGGTGCTCCGGGCCGCCGCCGTCGCGACGGCGGCGCGCAGGAACTCGATCGACCGGGCGGCCACGGCGGGCGCGGCATGCGAGTCCCGGGGCAGCTCGACGGCGACCAGCCCGCGGTAGCCGGCCTGCGCCAGGGCCGCCAGCACCGGCGGGAAGTCGATCTCGCCGGAGCCGAACTCCAGGTGCTCGTGCACGCCCCGGCGCATGTCGTCGATCTGCACGTTGACCAGGTGCCCGGCCACCTCGGCGACGCACTGCGGCACCGGCCACGGCTCCAGGCAGCGGCAGTGCCCGATGTCGAGGGTGATGCCGAAGCGGCCGGGGTCTCCGAGCGCCGCGCGCAACCGGCGCCAGCCGGCGATGTCCTCGACCAGCATCCCCGGCTCCGGTTCGAAGCCGAGGGTGACACCGGCGGCGTCGGCGGCGTCGACCACGGTGGCGCAGCCGGCCACCAGCCGGTCCCAGGCGGTCTGCGCCGGCACGGCGTCGGGGCGGACGCCAGCCCAGAAGGAGACCGCCTCCGCGCCCAGGTCGGCGCCGATCCGGACGGCCCGGCGCAGGAACTCGATCCGCCGGGTCGGGTCGTCGTGCAGCAGCGTCGGTGCGTGCTTGTGCCACGGGTCGAGCAGGTAGCGGGCTCCGGTCTCGATCACCACCGCGAGGCCCAGCGCGCTCAGCCGCCGGCCCACCACCGCGATCCGGCGGGACAGACCG contains:
- the eboE gene encoding metabolite traffic protein EboE, which codes for MRLRHAGGDTVHLGYCTNVHPAEDLAGILAQLDTYAVPVRAALGSDLLGLGLWLAAPVAAELAADPALRRRLRTELDARGLEVVTLNGFPYAAFQAPVVKHEVYRPDWTTEQRLTYTLNLARVLADLLPDDAARGSISTLPLAWRQPWDTDRADAARRRLDQLAAGLAAVQRDTGRQVRVAFEPEPGCVVESTGQAAALLSGMDTERLGVCLDLAHLACAWEEPAVALDRLRAAGLPVVKVQVSAAVEAADPAGGAEALRRWVEPRFLHQTRGAGCAGGADPADPAYAADDLDEALDAALPGPWRVHYHVPLHAPPEEPLGSTLPVLRAALAALYAGPAAGCDHLDVETYTWGVLPAARRPGTDAELAAGIAAELAFARDELVGLGLTPELTTTATAGVSR
- a CDS encoding TatD family hydrolase, with protein sequence MRIFDPHIHMTSRTTDDYERMAAAGVRAVVEPAFWLGQPRTSAASFADYFDSLIGWEPFRAGQFGVRHHATVALNPKEANDARCRPVLDLLPRYLDKDAVVAVGEIGYDSMTPEEDEAFAAQLALAVAYDLPALVHTPHRDKARGVERTLAVVTESGIDPGRVVVDHLNEVTVKLVRDTGCWLGFSIYPDTKMSPPRMVELLREYGTERMLVNSAADWGRSDPLLTRATGEAMLLAGFTDDDVDQVLWRNPVQFYGQSGRLDLTDLELAAVDPETGNSILRGGS
- a CDS encoding EboA domain-containing protein translates to MTPDSLRAALRGVPDPGWLDTALRRVAAEPGAIARLFPAAGRRCGRAALPDAPGWTADDAARVLLLTALPADHAEHAGTLYRHGDAAERRAVLRALPLLPIGAAGVPLLHDAIRTNDTRLVAAALGPYARHLDPAAWRQAVLKCVFSGVPLAAVADLDARADGELAAMLAALAAERHAAGRELPADATDLLDRLTAHSGGTGTVDRPTPTEA
- a CDS encoding sugar phosphate isomerase/epimerase family protein, which translates into the protein MTAPQPRAAPPVADPRTLRLGYGTNGFANHRLDDALAVLADLGYVGVALTLDHDHLDPFAPGLSRRIAVVGRRLSALGLAVVIETGARYLLDPWHKHAPTLLHDDPTRRIEFLRRAVRIGADLGAEAVSFWAGVRPDAVPAQTAWDRLVAGCATVVDAADAAGVTLGFEPEPGMLVEDIAGWRRLRAALGDPGRFGITLDIGHCRCLEPWPVPQCVAEVAGHLVNVQIDDMRRGVHEHLEFGSGEIDFPPVLAALAQAGYRGLVAVELPRDSHAAPAVAARSIEFLRAAVATAAARSTTAITTATDRRSAHEVPRDALCPASTDATAAVRYPDSGRRVE